The following proteins are encoded in a genomic region of Rhinoraja longicauda isolate Sanriku21f chromosome 14, sRhiLon1.1, whole genome shotgun sequence:
- the LOC144600214 gene encoding uncharacterized protein LOC144600214 isoform X2, with translation MGPRERQISFGCRGMKLNLPMKLQFYFCKMPAGLIFSVSVFLFPSTFTQNNPNPIYFLDKRGDIVLEGPDIPENRSVVWEWKPHSGQEIQQLVTLSKDDSGSWSAQWSEHLNNYLQKKIKWDYATLNLKIRKPTFKLAGMFILTQTHPKNKMLKWYEMFGIKVESNPRQPMVGSDVTLSCTISKPSDTVSLHWKQIDASQQNRRNIDQIQLNHTIYLIIKHVTVEDKEMYACEVQGNGSIIHKARTDFSVSSYLNLKSYLLYRPATDHSELRLICFDYYNIIYPDHAAWTWKSSHLQSQEKEIVSVSRFMPINVNRTHFGNRLVPITANFNGLEFNVRIAPVLFEDAGVYSCSLGSNKYVTIKLITVKVTAEPSDAMTEGDNVTLTCSVSEVTESMRLVWINSEGKTVEEKFFKGGEPEEKFLQLITQKADRDSRIWTCVLFHQNTPQHLVRYQKVSNDYTFKHTNVIIIGCVALLIIIMLPLILCLRKRKVSGLEKQSKDPLQSK, from the exons GGAATGAAACTGAATCTGCCAATGAAGCTACAATTTTACTTCTGCAAAATGCCTGCTGGTTTGATATTCAGTGTCTCTGTTTTTCTATTCCCATCTACTTTCACTCAAA ACAACCCAAATCCTATTTACTTTTTGGATAAGAGAGGTGACATTGTTTTAGAAGGACCAGATATTCCTGAAAACAGATCTGTTGTCTGGGAATGGAAACCACATTCAGGACAAGAAATTCAACAGTTGGTTACATTAAGCAAAGATGATTCGGGTTCTTGGAGTGCGCAGTGGAGTGAGCATCTCAACAATTATTTGCAAAAGAAAATCAAATGGGATTATGCTACTCTAAATCTGAAAATTAGAAAACCCACATTTAAACTTGCCGGAATGTTCATTTTGACTCAAACACACCCgaaaaataaaatgttgaaaTGGTATGAAATGTTTGGGATTAAAG TTGAATCAAACCCACGGCAGCCTATGGTTGGCAGTGATGTCACACTCAGTTGTACCATCTCCAAACCATCTGATACTGTCAGTCTTCATTGGAAACAAATAGATGCATCTCAGCAGAACAGAAGGAACATTGATCAAATCCAACTAAATCATACAATCTATCTGATAATTAAACATGTTACAGTAGAGGATAAAGAGATGTATGCTTGTGAAGTACAAGGAAATGGATCCATTATTCACAAAGCACGGACAGATTTTTCTGTGTCCTCAT ATTTAAATCTTAAGAGTTACCTACTGTATCGCCCAGCTACAGATCACAGTGAACTCCGGCTGATTTGCTTTGATTATTACAATATTATTTACCCTGATCACGCTGCATGGACATGGAAATCATCTCATCTTCAAAGTCAAGAGAAAGAAATAGTATCCGTGTCAAGATTTATGCCCATCAATGTGAACAGGACCCATTTTGGGAATCGACTGGTACCTATAACGGCAAACTTTAATGGCTTAGAGTTCAATGTGAGGATTGCCCCAGTGCTTTTTGAAGATGCAGGAGTTTATTCGTGTTCTTTGGGTTCAAATAAATATGTGACCATTAAATTAATCACTGTTAAAG TCACTGCTGAACCGTCGGATGCAATGACTGAAGGAGACAATGTTACTCTGACCTGCTCTGTTTCTGAGGTCACTGAATCAATGAGACTTGTGTGGATCAACAGTGAAGGTAAAACTGTTGAAGAGAAATTTTTTAAAGGTGGAGAGCCAGAAGAGAAATTTTTGCAGCTGATTACTCAGAAAGCAGATAGAGACTCAAGAATCTGGACGTGTGTTTTGTTTCATCAAAACACTCCACAACATTTAGTTCGATATCAGAAGGTTTCCA ATGATTACACTTTCAAACACACAAATGTGATTATTATCGGATGTGTGGCTCTACTAATCATCATTATGCTGCCGCTAATATTATGCCTAAGAAAGCGCAAGGTTTCAG GTTTGGAAAAGCAAAGCAAGGATCCTCTTCAGTCAAAATAA
- the LOC144600214 gene encoding uncharacterized protein LOC144600214 isoform X1, translated as MGPRERQISFGCRGMKLNLPMKLQFYFCKMPAGLIFSVSVFLFPSTFTQNNPNPIYFLDKRGDIVLEGPDIPENRSVVWEWKPHSGQEIQQLVTLSKDDSGSWSAQWSEHLNNYLQKKIKWDYATLNLKIRKPTFKLAGMFILTQTHPKNKMLKWYEMFGIKVESNPRQPMVGSDVTLSCTISKPSDTVSLHWKQIDASQQNRRNIDQIQLNHTIYLIIKHVTVEDKEMYACEVQGNGSIIHKARTDFSVSSYLNLKSYLLYRPATDHSELRLICFDYYNIIYPDHAAWTWKSSHLQSQEKEIVSVSRFMPINVNRTHFGNRLVPITANFNGLEFNVRIAPVLFEDAGVYSCSLGSNKYVTIKLITVKVTAEPSDAMTEGDNVTLTCSVSEVTESMRLVWINSEGKTVEEKFFKGGEPEEKFLQLITQKADRDSRIWTCVLFHQNTPQHLVRYQKVSNDYTFKHTNVIIIGCVALLIIIMLPLILCLRKRKVSETTQLVASWPGRGMQEAERFDTIHQGHSPPHL; from the exons GGAATGAAACTGAATCTGCCAATGAAGCTACAATTTTACTTCTGCAAAATGCCTGCTGGTTTGATATTCAGTGTCTCTGTTTTTCTATTCCCATCTACTTTCACTCAAA ACAACCCAAATCCTATTTACTTTTTGGATAAGAGAGGTGACATTGTTTTAGAAGGACCAGATATTCCTGAAAACAGATCTGTTGTCTGGGAATGGAAACCACATTCAGGACAAGAAATTCAACAGTTGGTTACATTAAGCAAAGATGATTCGGGTTCTTGGAGTGCGCAGTGGAGTGAGCATCTCAACAATTATTTGCAAAAGAAAATCAAATGGGATTATGCTACTCTAAATCTGAAAATTAGAAAACCCACATTTAAACTTGCCGGAATGTTCATTTTGACTCAAACACACCCgaaaaataaaatgttgaaaTGGTATGAAATGTTTGGGATTAAAG TTGAATCAAACCCACGGCAGCCTATGGTTGGCAGTGATGTCACACTCAGTTGTACCATCTCCAAACCATCTGATACTGTCAGTCTTCATTGGAAACAAATAGATGCATCTCAGCAGAACAGAAGGAACATTGATCAAATCCAACTAAATCATACAATCTATCTGATAATTAAACATGTTACAGTAGAGGATAAAGAGATGTATGCTTGTGAAGTACAAGGAAATGGATCCATTATTCACAAAGCACGGACAGATTTTTCTGTGTCCTCAT ATTTAAATCTTAAGAGTTACCTACTGTATCGCCCAGCTACAGATCACAGTGAACTCCGGCTGATTTGCTTTGATTATTACAATATTATTTACCCTGATCACGCTGCATGGACATGGAAATCATCTCATCTTCAAAGTCAAGAGAAAGAAATAGTATCCGTGTCAAGATTTATGCCCATCAATGTGAACAGGACCCATTTTGGGAATCGACTGGTACCTATAACGGCAAACTTTAATGGCTTAGAGTTCAATGTGAGGATTGCCCCAGTGCTTTTTGAAGATGCAGGAGTTTATTCGTGTTCTTTGGGTTCAAATAAATATGTGACCATTAAATTAATCACTGTTAAAG TCACTGCTGAACCGTCGGATGCAATGACTGAAGGAGACAATGTTACTCTGACCTGCTCTGTTTCTGAGGTCACTGAATCAATGAGACTTGTGTGGATCAACAGTGAAGGTAAAACTGTTGAAGAGAAATTTTTTAAAGGTGGAGAGCCAGAAGAGAAATTTTTGCAGCTGATTACTCAGAAAGCAGATAGAGACTCAAGAATCTGGACGTGTGTTTTGTTTCATCAAAACACTCCACAACATTTAGTTCGATATCAGAAGGTTTCCA ATGATTACACTTTCAAACACACAAATGTGATTATTATCGGATGTGTGGCTCTACTAATCATCATTATGCTGCCGCTAATATTATGCCTAAGAAAGCGCAAGGTTTCAG AAACTACCCAATTGGTCGCATCATGGCCTGgcagaggaatgcaagaggctgagaGGTTCGACACAATTCATCaagggcacagccctccccacctttGA